The proteins below are encoded in one region of Clostridium fermenticellae:
- the pseG gene encoding UDP-2,4-diacetamido-2,4,6-trideoxy-beta-L-altropyranose hydrolase, which translates to MNIAIRAEGGSKVGMGHIMRTLVLAKELSLKNKVYYLCKDTIDNKGGIIKIQENKFKVFTFKESILEVLSNVNTELLITDSYDVNERYFIQTKNIVKHTVYIDDINSFDYPVDLLINQNINARGFNYRQKYKLLGLKYLMIREEFRNLPEKRINEQAKDIMITMGGSDIVNFTKILLKWIKNLNFSFHVVIGPSFQNINYFESIHESNIEFYFNANMAEIMKKCDIAVSAAGSSMYELLASGVPSLSVITADNQVDVARKLGNMNISESLLWYNKLSKNVFIDKLNCLCNNYTLRKEESAVGQKLIDGFGTKRIADFINSNFKN; encoded by the coding sequence TTGAATATAGCTATTAGGGCGGAAGGTGGAAGTAAAGTAGGAATGGGTCATATTATGAGAACCCTTGTACTGGCAAAAGAATTATCTTTAAAGAATAAGGTTTATTATTTATGTAAGGATACTATAGATAATAAAGGTGGAATAATTAAAATACAGGAGAATAAATTCAAGGTATTTACATTTAAAGAAAGTATTTTAGAGGTATTGTCTAATGTAAATACAGAATTGCTTATAACAGACAGTTATGATGTGAATGAAAGATATTTTATACAAACTAAGAATATAGTAAAACATACAGTTTATATAGACGATATAAATTCTTTTGATTATCCTGTAGATCTGCTTATAAATCAGAATATAAATGCAAGAGGATTTAATTACCGTCAAAAGTATAAATTACTTGGATTAAAATATCTTATGATAAGAGAAGAGTTTAGAAATTTACCAGAAAAGCGTATAAATGAGCAGGCTAAAGATATAATGATAACAATGGGTGGCTCAGATATCGTTAATTTTACTAAAATACTATTGAAATGGATAAAAAATTTGAATTTTAGCTTTCACGTAGTTATAGGACCTTCTTTTCAAAATATCAACTATTTTGAAAGCATCCACGAGTCTAATATAGAATTCTATTTTAATGCCAATATGGCAGAAATAATGAAAAAATGTGATATAGCTGTATCTGCGGCAGGAAGCAGCATGTATGAACTTTTGGCCAGTGGAGTACCATCACTTAGTGTAATAACAGCGGATAATCAAGTTGATGTAGCTAGGAAACTTGGCAATATGAATATATCGGAAAGTTTGTTATGGTATAATAAATTGAGTAAAAATGTGTTTATTGATAAATTAAATTGTCTTTGTAACAATTATACATTGAGAAAAGAGGAATCTGCTGTGGGCCAAAAACTTATAGACGGATTTGGTACTAAGAGGATAGCGGATTTTATAAATAGTAATTTTAAAAATTAA
- a CDS encoding GNAT family N-acetyltransferase, whose protein sequence is MNLYLRKAVLEDCDLLFNWANDKIVRQNSFNQKGILYENHVKWFNKMMNFDRCSIFILCSKNVSLGQVRIEIENKTAVISYSIDKKYRGKHLAIEMLNLLEKNVGNSKVDVNKLVGYVKLDNYISQRVFEKLKYNAKIHDNFYEYYKLL, encoded by the coding sequence ATGAATTTGTATTTAAGAAAAGCAGTTTTAGAGGACTGTGATTTATTATTTAATTGGGCAAATGATAAGATAGTAAGGCAAAATTCTTTTAATCAAAAAGGAATATTATATGAGAATCATGTAAAATGGTTTAATAAAATGATGAATTTTGATAGGTGTTCTATCTTTATATTATGTTCTAAAAATGTTTCATTAGGTCAAGTAAGAATTGAAATAGAAAATAAAACTGCTGTTATTAGTTACAGCATTGATAAAAAGTATAGAGGAAAACATCTAGCAATTGAAATGCTTAATTTATTGGAAAAAAATGTAGGTAATAGTAAAGTTGATGTTAATAAATTAGTTGGTTACGTAAAATTGGATAATTATATATCTCAAAGGGTTTTTGAAAAGTTAAAATATAATGCAAAAATTCATGATAACTTTTATGAGTATTATAAATTACTTTAA
- a CDS encoding dTDP-glucose 4,6-dehydratase produces the protein MNMLVTGGAGFIGRWTVKRLLDDGHKVTVFDNLSNGRMENIEEFKNSPGFKFIGGDIRDESKLDEIFKDKFDIIYHLAASINVQDSIDDPKTTFFNDTVGTFNVLERAKLQMFGKNGRMDGNSWVLDPKEDTYPCKVVFMSTCMVYDISGDKGISESHPTKPVSPYGGSKIAAENMVLSYYNAYKLPTVVIRPFNTYGPFQKTGGEGGVVAIFINNSLYGRDINIYGSGEQTRDLLYVKDCARFVVMSGYSDKVNGQVVNAGTGRDVTINELAKIITRERIKINHVKHIHPQSEIMKLKCDYSKAESLIDWKPQYTLEQGIEETEKWIKGTKLLR, from the coding sequence ATGAATATGCTCGTAACAGGAGGAGCAGGCTTTATAGGAAGATGGACCGTAAAAAGATTATTAGATGATGGGCATAAGGTTACTGTGTTTGATAATTTGTCTAATGGCAGAATGGAAAATATAGAGGAGTTTAAAAATAGTCCTGGCTTTAAATTTATAGGTGGAGACATACGGGATGAAAGTAAATTAGATGAGATATTTAAAGATAAATTTGATATAATATATCATTTAGCTGCATCAATAAATGTTCAGGACAGTATAGATGATCCCAAAACTACTTTTTTTAATGATACAGTAGGTACTTTTAATGTACTTGAAAGAGCCAAGTTACAGATGTTTGGTAAAAATGGAAGAATGGATGGAAACAGCTGGGTTCTAGATCCTAAAGAAGACACGTATCCTTGTAAAGTTGTATTTATGAGTACTTGTATGGTTTATGATATATCAGGAGATAAGGGAATTTCAGAATCTCATCCTACAAAACCAGTGTCACCCTATGGCGGAAGTAAAATTGCTGCCGAGAATATGGTTCTTTCATATTACAACGCATATAAACTTCCAACTGTTGTAATAAGGCCGTTTAATACCTATGGGCCTTTTCAGAAAACTGGAGGGGAAGGTGGAGTTGTTGCCATATTTATAAATAATTCATTGTATGGCAGAGATATTAATATATATGGATCTGGTGAGCAAACAAGAGATCTTCTTTATGTCAAAGATTGTGCAAGATTTGTTGTAATGTCTGGGTATTCTGATAAGGTTAATGGACAGGTAGTTAATGCGGGAACGGGAAGGGACGTTACAATAAATGAATTAGCAAAAATTATTACTAGAGAAAGAATTAAAATAAATCATGTAAAGCATATTCATCCACAAAGTGAAATAATGAAGCTTAAATGTGATTATTCTAAAGCTGAGAGTTTAATTGATTGGAAACCACAATATACTCTAGAGCAGGGAATTGAGGAAA
- a CDS encoding motility associated factor glycosyltransferase family protein has protein sequence MKNRNIRIEYSKDNKPIIKVANLYLHSKFYPEREAKKFADENIETFNNKDEVIVYGLGLGYHIKEILLDMPIDSKLYVFDVDTEIFDIGKKLGCYKEIVKDRRLKLNVGIENIKKLAELKDVNDILVYSPCLKVLPDKYQNIKIIFQNFVVSKNKIHELKDIMKLNYINNLKEDSFSMRKFYSDYIFRGESIIIVLSGPSLDLNLKELQSLNGHVKIFCAGSALKTLIESGITPNMICITDCGEIVKKQFVGYNNLNVPLCFLCTASRWVVANYNGPKYIFFNEENKYNDIIINTAKTVSVSLIDIAVKGGAKEIVLVGQDLAFLDNRTHTSSYKEIYNVEDVVEDNSKLYKKVKGVDGKFLNTRWEYINFKYSIERKIEENPQVRFMNCSSGAEIKGTTYIKLSNWKGSKRF, from the coding sequence ATGAAAAATAGAAATATAAGAATTGAGTATAGCAAAGATAATAAACCAATTATTAAGGTGGCAAATTTATATCTTCATAGTAAATTTTACCCTGAGAGGGAAGCTAAAAAATTTGCGGATGAGAATATAGAAACTTTTAATAATAAAGATGAAGTTATAGTATATGGACTTGGACTAGGATATCATATAAAAGAAATATTATTAGATATGCCGATTGATTCAAAGTTATATGTATTTGATGTGGACACAGAAATATTTGATATAGGTAAAAAACTTGGATGCTATAAAGAAATAGTAAAAGACAGACGGTTAAAATTAAATGTAGGAATTGAAAATATAAAAAAGCTAGCAGAATTAAAAGATGTCAATGATATTTTAGTGTATTCACCGTGCTTGAAGGTATTACCAGATAAATACCAAAATATTAAGATCATATTTCAAAACTTTGTTGTTTCGAAAAATAAAATACATGAATTAAAAGATATAATGAAGTTAAATTATATCAATAATTTAAAGGAAGACTCATTTTCAATGAGAAAATTTTATAGTGATTATATTTTTAGAGGAGAGTCCATTATTATAGTTTTATCAGGTCCGTCGCTGGATTTGAATCTCAAAGAATTGCAGTCTTTAAATGGACATGTGAAAATATTTTGTGCCGGAAGTGCTTTAAAAACTCTTATTGAGAGTGGAATCACCCCGAATATGATATGTATAACTGACTGTGGTGAGATAGTAAAAAAACAGTTTGTGGGATATAATAATTTGAATGTGCCGCTTTGTTTTTTATGTACGGCTTCTAGGTGGGTGGTGGCAAACTATAATGGACCTAAATATATTTTTTTTAATGAAGAAAATAAATATAATGATATTATTATAAATACGGCTAAGACCGTTTCTGTGTCATTAATTGATATAGCTGTAAAAGGTGGTGCAAAAGAGATAGTTCTCGTAGGACAGGATCTTGCTTTTTTAGATAATAGAACACACACAAGCAGTTACAAAGAGATTTATAATGTGGAAGATGTAGTAGAAGATAATTCAAAATTATACAAAAAAGTCAAAGGTGTAGATGGGAAATTTTTAAATACGAGATGGGAATATATAAATTTTAAATATTCTATAGAAAGAAAGATAGAAGAAAATCCACAAGTTAGATTTATGAATTGCAGTAGTGGAGCAGAGATAAAGGGAACTACCTATATCAAATTATCTAACTGGAAGGGAAGTAAAAGATTTTGA
- the pseI gene encoding pseudaminic acid synthase, giving the protein MLVKLKIDKKIVSKNNPAFIVAEISGNHNGNFDNAVKLIKEAKKAGADAVKLQTYTADTITIDCNNEYFQIKQGTLWDGRTLHDLYKEAYTPWEWQPKLKKIAEEEGLVCFSSPFDKTAVDFLENMNVPAYKVASFEITDIPLIEYIASKGKPVILATGIATLSDIEEAVNACKGMGNSEIAILKCTSAYPSPLEDVNLRTIPNLSENFDAITGLSDHTLGISVPIAAVALGAKIVEKHFTLCRADGGPDAAFSLEPDEFKAMVKSIRETEKALGQVSYELTEKMKKSREFSRSLFIVKDVKEGEMFTEDNIRSIRPGFGMHTRYYNDVIGKKANRDILKGTPLNWDLIR; this is encoded by the coding sequence GTGTTAGTAAAGCTAAAAATCGATAAAAAAATAGTTAGTAAAAATAATCCTGCATTCATTGTTGCAGAAATTTCAGGAAATCATAATGGAAATTTCGATAATGCAGTAAAACTTATAAAAGAAGCAAAAAAAGCTGGTGCAGATGCAGTTAAACTGCAGACTTATACAGCAGATACAATTACTATAGATTGTAATAATGAGTATTTTCAGATAAAGCAGGGAACTTTGTGGGATGGTAGAACACTCCACGATCTTTATAAAGAAGCATATACACCATGGGAGTGGCAGCCTAAACTAAAAAAAATAGCGGAGGAAGAAGGACTTGTTTGTTTTTCATCTCCATTTGATAAAACAGCAGTAGATTTTCTTGAAAATATGAATGTACCTGCATACAAAGTTGCTTCTTTTGAGATAACAGATATTCCATTAATTGAGTACATAGCATCTAAAGGAAAACCTGTAATTTTGGCTACAGGAATAGCTACTTTAAGTGATATAGAAGAAGCAGTAAATGCTTGTAAAGGAATGGGGAACAGTGAAATAGCAATTTTAAAATGTACAAGTGCCTATCCTTCACCACTTGAAGATGTAAATCTAAGAACAATACCTAATTTGTCAGAAAATTTTGATGCAATAACTGGTTTGTCAGATCATACTTTAGGTATTTCAGTTCCTATAGCAGCAGTAGCACTCGGGGCAAAAATAGTTGAGAAGCATTTTACACTATGCAGGGCAGACGGAGGACCTGATGCAGCTTTTTCACTGGAACCTGATGAATTTAAAGCTATGGTTAAATCTATAAGGGAAACAGAAAAGGCTTTAGGACAGGTCTCCTATGAATTAACAGAAAAAATGAAAAAGAGCAGGGAGTTTTCACGTTCACTATTTATAGTTAAAGATGTCAAAGAGGGAGAAATGTTTACTGAAGACAATATACGTTCTATAAGACCAGGTTTTGGTATGCATACTAGATACTATAATGATGTTATTGGTAAAAAGGCTAATAGAGATATATTAAAAGGAACTCCTTTAAATTGGGATTTAATAAGGTAA
- a CDS encoding SDR family NAD(P)-dependent oxidoreductase — protein sequence MGYYTDKNILIIGGTGTIGRGLVKKLIDEKPNVIRIFSRDEYKQFIMDKEINDNKTFRYLIGDVRDYDRVERAMNDVDVVFNLAAMKHVPSCEYNPEEAIKTNIQGMENVIKAAVYNNVDSVLFTSSDKAINPTNTYGATKLLAEKLVQAANFSKGNARTRFVAVRFGNVMGSRGSVIPLFKKQILEKRCVTVTDKDMTRFMMTLFQSVSLIMGAAEKSHGGEAFVLKMPVIRLIDLTEVIIEETCRKFDIDINSVKIKNIGLRAGERKFEELMTYEESEIAYDLGNMYAVIPNTYVGELNKYYQVKNRAEVGSYNSSDIMPITKKKIRNLLLNEGLV from the coding sequence ATGGGATACTATACAGATAAAAATATTCTTATAATAGGTGGAACGGGAACTATAGGAAGAGGTCTTGTAAAAAAGTTAATTGATGAAAAACCTAATGTTATAAGGATTTTTAGCAGAGATGAATATAAACAGTTCATTATGGATAAAGAAATTAATGATAATAAAACTTTTAGATATCTAATAGGAGATGTAAGGGATTACGATAGAGTGGAAAGGGCTATGAATGATGTTGATGTAGTATTTAATCTGGCTGCTATGAAACATGTACCTTCCTGTGAATATAATCCGGAAGAAGCTATTAAAACAAATATACAGGGTATGGAAAATGTCATAAAGGCAGCTGTATATAATAATGTAGATAGTGTCCTTTTTACCAGTTCTGATAAAGCTATAAATCCTACTAATACCTATGGGGCTACAAAACTTTTAGCTGAAAAATTAGTACAGGCAGCTAATTTTAGCAAAGGAAATGCCAGAACAAGATTTGTTGCTGTCAGGTTTGGAAATGTGATGGGTTCTCGTGGATCGGTTATTCCATTATTCAAGAAACAAATACTTGAAAAAAGATGTGTAACTGTTACAGATAAAGATATGACAAGATTTATGATGACACTTTTCCAGTCTGTTTCTCTTATAATGGGTGCAGCTGAAAAATCTCATGGTGGAGAGGCTTTTGTATTAAAAATGCCTGTTATAAGATTAATTGATTTAACTGAGGTCATTATAGAAGAAACCTGCAGAAAATTTGACATTGATATAAATAGTGTAAAAATAAAAAATATAGGATTAAGGGCAGGGGAGAGAAAGTTTGAAGAACTTATGACTTATGAAGAATCAGAAATTGCCTATGATCTTGGAAATATGTATGCAGTTATACCTAACACTTATGTTGGTGAACTAAATAAATATTATCAGGTAAAAAATAGGGCTGAAGTAGGAAGTTATAATTCGTCTGATATTATGCCTATAACGAAGAAGAAAATAAGGAATTTATTATTAAATGAAGGACTTGTGTAA
- a CDS encoding cytidylyltransferase domain-containing protein, translated as MAIDNFNVVCIMQARTGSTRLPEKVLKKVCGKIVLEHDVDRLKRVENIDKIVIATTKLEKDNAIVEEAKKLNITYFRGSEENVLSRYYYAAKENNADVVVRVTSDCPLIDSEITEKIIQYYLDNNAKYDYVSNTIDRTYPRGLDTEVFSFKALEKAFNEAENLRDKEHVTPYIWGNSRIFRLAQYKNDIDYSSFRWTLDTIEDFQLISSIYDKLYFKKGNQFDMNDILNLYKKYPKLLKINEDISQKEV; from the coding sequence ATGGCTATTGATAATTTTAATGTAGTGTGCATAATGCAGGCAAGAACAGGATCTACAAGATTACCGGAGAAAGTCCTTAAAAAAGTTTGTGGTAAGATAGTTTTAGAACATGATGTAGATAGATTGAAAAGGGTAGAAAATATAGATAAAATAGTGATTGCAACTACAAAACTTGAAAAAGATAATGCTATAGTTGAAGAAGCAAAAAAATTGAATATTACTTATTTTAGGGGATCGGAAGAGAATGTACTATCCAGATATTATTATGCCGCTAAAGAAAATAATGCAGATGTTGTTGTAAGAGTTACCAGTGACTGTCCGCTTATCGACAGTGAAATTACTGAAAAAATCATACAATATTATTTAGATAATAATGCTAAATATGACTATGTAAGTAATACCATAGATAGGACATATCCTAGAGGATTGGATACAGAGGTATTTAGTTTTAAAGCATTAGAAAAAGCTTTTAATGAAGCGGAAAATTTAAGGGATAAAGAGCATGTTACGCCTTATATATGGGGTAATTCTAGAATTTTCAGGTTAGCACAATATAAAAATGATATAGATTATTCTAGTTTTAGATGGACATTGGATACAATAGAAGATTTTCAATTAATTAGTAGTATTTATGATAAGTTATATTTTAAAAAAGGAAATCAATTTGATATGAATGACATATTAAATTTATATAAAAAATATCCGAAACTTTTAAAAATAAACGAAGATATATCACAAAAAGAAGTATAG